Proteins encoded by one window of Thermococcus sp. Bubb.Bath:
- a CDS encoding CPBP family intramembrane glutamic endopeptidase, with amino-acid sequence MLEYIIAFLLWLLVFIPSSTLASIIVQKNRKAAGFAIQSSFIAFSLLLMFFLRVPINFSPSRLPETFLGGFLLSLVLNIIWKLFGVEMNPPDLPEGKLELFFLLLVIAPIGEETLYRGLLEGYLLSSGVFWGAVISSAALFAFPHWMAFEGNSSGRALAVSGVFLVGLSVGYLFAITRSLLTAFLFHSAANLTGLVVGGLEKKLG; translated from the coding sequence ATGCTTGAATATATCATAGCGTTCCTCCTCTGGCTCCTTGTTTTTATTCCCTCCTCCACATTAGCCTCAATTATCGTTCAAAAGAACAGAAAAGCAGCGGGTTTTGCAATTCAGAGCTCTTTCATAGCTTTTTCGCTCCTTTTGATGTTCTTCCTCAGAGTTCCCATAAACTTCTCTCCATCGCGCCTCCCAGAGACGTTTTTAGGTGGCTTTCTTCTCTCGTTGGTGCTCAATATCATTTGGAAGCTGTTTGGAGTGGAGATGAACCCACCTGATCTCCCCGAAGGAAAACTGGAGCTCTTCTTCCTTCTCCTCGTCATTGCTCCCATTGGTGAGGAGACTCTCTACAGGGGGCTCCTGGAAGGGTATTTGCTCTCTAGCGGAGTGTTCTGGGGTGCGGTCATTTCTTCGGCGGCCCTCTTCGCGTTCCCCCACTGGATGGCCTTTGAGGGGAATTCCTCTGGAAGGGCTTTAGCAGTCTCTGGGGTATTCCTGGTCGGTCTTTCGGTGGGCTATCTCTTTGCTATTACCCGCTCTCTCCTAACGGCCTTCCTCTTCCACTCTGCGGCGAATCTGACGGGACTTGTTGTAGGAGGATTAGAGAAGAAGCTGGGCTGA